A region of Culicoides brevitarsis isolate CSIRO-B50_1 chromosome 1, AGI_CSIRO_Cbre_v1, whole genome shotgun sequence DNA encodes the following proteins:
- the LOC134827394 gene encoding lipopolysaccharide-induced tumor necrosis factor-alpha factor homolog, whose amino-acid sequence MTKEINVTVDPRPLDASGNPQDFTHNPPPYSTIGAQPYPHPQQGYPQPSSNPYPNMGWNPPPTQQPMPQAGQVIITSPIVVQPVRVMPTGASPFVTVCPNCQQQITTRTDSETSIAQHLWAMGLCIIGCWPCCLIPYCMKDCQNTTHYCSNCGQFIGRHGTC is encoded by the exons atgacAAAGGAAATCAATGTTACAGTAGATCCCCGTCCCTTGGATGCTTCAGGAAATCCACAAGACTTTACGCACAATCCTCCGCCATATTCTACAATTGGAGCACAACCGTATCCGCATCCGCAGCAAGGATATCCGCAACCTTCTTCAAATCCATATCCAAATATGGGATGGAATCCGCCGCCAACACAACAGCCAATGCCTCAAGCTGGTCAAGTAATCATTACGTCGCCGATTGTAGTTCAACCCGTCAGAGTTATGCCAACGGGAGCATCTCCTTTTGTCACTGTTTGTCCAAATTGTCAACAACAAATTACAACGAGAACGGATTCAGAAACGTCTATAGCACAACATTTATGGGCAATGGGTTTATGTATCATcgg aTGTTGGCCTTGTTGTTTAATCCCTTACTGCATGAAAGACTGTCAAAATACGACACATTATTGTTCGAACTGTGGACAATTCATTGGCAGACACGGAACTtgttaa
- the LOC134827395 gene encoding lipopolysaccharide-induced tumor necrosis factor-alpha factor homolog, translating to MDSKYPHPEQQQQQNMYPSVPPMNPPSYEQTNPQTTAVVQTVVTSIPLGPKPSNVKCPSCHQQITTNIKHENATKTHLFALLCCLIFWPCVWLPYTMDSCKDVNHYCPYCDAYLGAYKN from the exons ATGGATTCAAAATATCCGCATCCtgaacagcaacaacaacaaaatatgtATCCAAGCGTTCCTCCAATGAATCCCCCAAGTTATGAGCAAACAAACCCACAAACAACAGCTGTCGTTCaaa ctGTTGTTACTTCGATTCCTTTGGGTCCGAAACCTTCCAACGTTAAATGTCCGTCGTGCCATCAGCAAATAACGACAAATATCAAACATGAAAATGCGACGAAAACTCATCTTTTTGCGTTGTTGTGTTGTCTTATCTT ctgGCCTTGCGTATGGTTGCCTTACACAATGGATTCTTGCAAAGATGTCAATCACTATTGTCCCTATTGTGATGCCTATTTGGGTGCTtataagaattga